The following coding sequences lie in one Lolium perenne isolate Kyuss_39 chromosome 2, Kyuss_2.0, whole genome shotgun sequence genomic window:
- the LOC127336681 gene encoding uncharacterized protein, with the protein METAEQHWDLLNENILEPLGYPEQRRNLFPRDDLLQLAGDDCKDLISASRKICHNLNIKRSRTCDVRKLIGKMDVLPELVIDLQASSARGAAAMALTMCLAHTPGLDLDEVTTGVPPDADVGELLDAVSGYDTRIARRIRHEEFYDKVVLAADEALEAELLKDLDAQARPAESGAEFTWTSSKDAPQEEPKTSTAASEEKESEEDVSSPAEGAKEQDPEGKTSPAKGE; encoded by the exons ATGGAGACAGCGGAgcagcactgggacttgctcaatgagaacatcttgg agccgcttgggtacccggaacagcgccggaatttgttcccacgagacgatcttctgcaactcgcgggtgatgactgcaaggatctcatctccgcctcccgcaaaatatgccataatttgaacatcaaaaggagccgcacttgtgacgtgcgcaagcttattggtaagatggacgttctgccggagctggtgattgatctacaagcatcttcagcccgaggcgcagctgcaatggccttgaccatgtgcctagcacatactccgggtcttgatcttgatgaagtgaccacgggcgttcctccggatgcggacgtcggcgagctgctggatgcagtgagcggctacgacacccgcatcgcgcgcaggatccggcacgaggaattctacgacaaggtcgtcctcGCTGCTGACGAGGCCTTAGAAGCGGAACTTTTGAAGGATCTCGACGCccaggcgcgacctgcggaatccggagccgagtttacctggaccagctccaaggatgcgccccaagaagaacccaagaccagcactgctgcttccgaagaaaaggaaagtgaagaagacgtatcttctccggccgaaggcgccaaggaacaagatccagagggcaaaacttctccggctaagggggagtga